In the Candidatus Eisenbacteria bacterium genome, TCGTATGTTAGCCGAACTTCGTAAAGATTTGCCGCCTCATGTCCGGATCGGTGTCGGGGGCGCAGGAGCCCGCGGCCCGCGCAGGGGGCCGCGGGGCATCGACTACTTTAACGATTTCAAATCATTCGAAACCTGGCTCCATAGCTTAGAGAATTTGTAATCGGGGGGGGGATTATGCTGAACTTGTGCGTCGTGCTTTGATTCTTACTGCTGCTGTCGCCGGAGCCGACGAGGGCATGTGGATGCCAAGCCAGCTGCCCGAGCTGTCTGACGAGCTTAAAACAGCCGGTCTGGAGCTCGATGCTTCGATTCTGGCCGATTTAACGGCATACCCGATGGGCGCCGTTATCTCGCTGGGAAGGTGCCCGGCGTCGTTTGTATCCGATCATGGCCTGGTTGTGACGAATCATCACGGCGCCTTCGGATCGATCCAGCACAAT is a window encoding:
- a CDS encoding S46 family peptidase, translating into MWMPSQLPELSDELKTAGLELDASILADLTAYPMGAVISLGRCPASFVSDHGLVVTNHHGAFGSIQHNSTEENNILEKGFLARTFDEELPRTPRKLHPPIVNE